Proteins from a genomic interval of Equus quagga isolate Etosha38 chromosome 13, UCLA_HA_Equagga_1.0, whole genome shotgun sequence:
- the CLDND2 gene encoding claudin domain-containing protein 2, with protein MEFGMPQSISDPRSCRSEEAHLQPLWMGVKRSLQSGGTLLGLLGNVLTILSTATNYWNHSTGGHSGLWQECNGSLCSNIPCQTMLAVTGACMVLAAGCGIVGLVMGLRILCQEGNSRGQTTSAIFFLCGLLLLIALTGYTVKNAWKNDIIFSWSYFLGWLALPFSVLAGFCFLLADMIVQGTDAISGFPVCL; from the exons atggagttTGGGATGCCGCAGAGCATCAGTGACCCCCGGAGCTGCAGGAGCGAGGAGGCTCACCTG CAGCCTCTCTGGATGGGGGTGAAGCGGAGTCTTCAGAGCGGGGGCACCTTGCTGGGCCTCTTGGGCAACGTCTTGACGATTCTCTCCACTGCCACCAACTACTGGAACCACTCTACTGGGGGCCACAGCGGCCTGTGGCAGGAGTGCAACGGCAGCCTCTGCTCCAACATCCCCTGCCAGA CCATGCTGGCAGTGACTGGGGCGTGCATGGTGCTGGCCGCCGGCTGCGGCATCGTGGGGTTGGTGATGGGGCTGCGGATTCTGTGCCAGGAGGGCAACTCGCGGGGCCAGACCACGAGCGCCATCTTCTTCCTCTGCG GCCTGCTGCTGCTGATCGCCTTGACAGGCTACACGGTGAAGAACGCGTGGAAAAACGACATCATCTTCTCCTGGTCCTATTTTTTGGGGTGGCTGGCCTTACCCTTCTCTGTTCTTGCGG GCTTCTGCTTTCTGCTGGCGGATATGATCGTGCAGGGCACGGATGCCATCAGTGGATTCCCCGTGTGCTTGTGA
- the NKG7 gene encoding protein NKG7, which produces MPPMEPCRSLALLSGSLGLLSVLVALSTDFWFVAMGTTSSHSGLWPKEHQDPVAGYIHVTQAFSILASLGGLVSVSFLVLSCIPSLSVPGRGPLVSSVTALAAALFVMVAMTVYTLERWNQPLNPQIQTFFSWSFYLGWVSALFWVCAGALSLGAHCSAPLPGYEAV; this is translated from the exons ATGCCCCCCATGGAACCCTGTCGGTCCCTGGCCCTCCTCTCTGGCTCCCTGGGCCTTCTATCTGTCCTGGTTGCTCTGAGCACGGATTTCTGGTTCGTGGCCATGGGGACCACATCATCTCACTCGGGCCTTTGGCCAAAAGAGCATCAGGACCCAGTAGCAG GCTACATCCACGTGACTCAGGCCTTCAGCATTCTGGCTTCCCTGGGGGGTTTGGTGTCCGTGAGCTTCCTGGTCCTGTCCTGCATCCCCTCACTGTCTGTCCCGGGCCGTGGGCCCCTGGTCTCGTCTGTCACAGCCTTGGCTGCAG CCCTCTTCGTGATGGTGGCCATGACGGTCTATACCCTTGAGCGGTGGAACCAGCCTCTAAATCCCCAGATCCAGACGTTCTTCTCCTGGTCCTTCTACCTGGGCTGGGTTTCAGCCCTCTTCTGGGTCTGTGCAG GTGCCCTGAGCCTGGGTGCTCACTGCAGCGCCCCCCTTCCTGGCTACGAAGCCGTGTGA
- the LIM2 gene encoding lens fiber membrane intrinsic protein translates to MYSFMGGGLFCAWVGTILLVVATATDHWMQYRLSGSFAHQGLWRYCLGSKCYLQTDSIAYWNATRAFMILSSLCATSGIIMGILALAQQPSFARLSRPFSAGIMFFASTFFVLLALAIYTGVTVSFLGRRFGDWRFSWSYIVGWVALLMTFFAGIFYMCAYRMHECRRLSTPR, encoded by the exons ATGTACAGCTTCATGGGTGGCGGCCTCTTCTGTGCCTGGGTGGGGACCATCCTCCTGGTGGTGGCCACAGCGACAGACCACTGGATGCAGTACCGGCTGTCGGGGTCCTTCGCCCACCAGGGCCTGTGGCGGTATTGCCTGGGCAGCAAGTGCTACCTGCAGACGGACAGCATCG CATACTGGAATGCCACCCGGGCCTTCATGATCCTGTCTTCCCTGTGTGCCACCTCCGGCATCATCATGGGCATCCTGGCCTTGGCTCAGCAGCCCTCCTTTGCCCGCCTCTCCCGGCCCTTCTCCGCGGGCATCATGTTTTTTGCCTCCA CCTTTTTCGTGCTGTTGGCCTTGGCCATCTACACTGGAGTCACCGTCAGCTTCCTCGGTCGCCGCTTCGGGGACTGGCGCTTTTCCTGGTCTTATATCGTGGGCTGGGTGGCCCTCCTCATGACTTTCTTTGCAG GTATTTTCTACATGTGTGCCTACCGGATGCATGAATGCCGGCGCCTGTCCACTCCCCGCTGA
- the C13H19orf84 gene encoding uncharacterized protein C19orf84 homolog, producing MEQQKERTGPEGNNLSPLSSGTESSPGTELWPPALFPALPASLLGTPDPAHLGLPESLASVTIPIRLDALSYLLHSALLGAYTLQQSLPSCPCSHQACCTGPGTAKRPSRGRGGWEVWHRPGRGRGQGQRRWGPGRAEQPERSWAGYSGAGPKTPLMTPTPPPTPPAQDVKREARGLETPPDGPPAAEDWEAEY from the exons ATGGAACAGCAGAAGGAAAGGACTGGGCCAGAGGG GAACAACCTGTCCCCCCTGTCATCTGGGACTGAGTCGTCACCTGGCACTGAGTTGTGGCCCCCGGCACTTTTCCCAGCCCTGCCAGCTTCTCTCCTGGGCACCCCAGACCCAGCCCACCTGGGGCTCCCCGAGAGCCTGGCCTCTGTCACCATCCCCATCCGCCTGGATGCCCTCTCCTACCTCCTGCACAGCGCCCTGCTGGGGGCCTACACCCTTCAGCAGTCCTTGCCCTCCTGTCCCTGCTCCCACCAGGCGTGCTGCACCGGGCCAGGCACCGCCAAGAGGCCATCCAGGGGACGCGGGGGGTGGGAAGTTTGGCACAGGCCaggccggggccggggccagggCCAGCGCCGATGGGGACCTGGGAGGGCTGAGCAGCCAGAGAGGAGCTGGGCGGGgtactctggggctggccccaagacccCGCTGATGACGCCAACGCCACCACCAACACCGCCTGCCCAGGATGTGAAGAGGGAAGCCCGCGGTCTGGAGACACCCCCGGACGGGCCACCTGCTGCTGAGGACTGGGAGGCAGAGTATTAG